DNA sequence from the Harpia harpyja isolate bHarHar1 chromosome 2, bHarHar1 primary haplotype, whole genome shotgun sequence genome:
TCCAAGGCACTAGGACCCGGCAGGCAGGCGCTGCGAGCCTGCGCCCTGCACAGCTGCACCACTGCACAGCCTCAGCCGCACCGCAGCCGAGCCAGGCAGCCGCCGCTCAAGGACGCAGGAGCACCCTCCGGTTGATGTTTCTTACACcacaaatttaattctttttagctAAAACCGAAACTCTCCGGATTGCAATCAATACACCAGCAGCACCACCCGGGAGACGGTAACCATGGCAACGGACCGAAAAGCAAAGGATGCTGCGGACCAGCCCCGGCTCCCCGGTAGCAGGAGGAGGTCAGTCGATTTTAGCTCATCTCCATCAAAACAACTCATTCATTATTTCACAGCTGAGCACCCTTCCGCAGTCACCCAGTCCCAGCCATCAGCGCGTCTGTGCCATTTAGCCTTCCCTGGGTTTAATTACATCAAGAAAAGCTGATTTAAATATATGCCTGCTCTGCTTTACTGCTCAAAGATTTAGAACAACCAAAACTGTTTATCCCTTGTGAGACTTTGAccagctgctggaaaagcagctggTGCATTTCAGCGTGCATACAActgcctctgctttcttttctgagcaATTATCATCCTTAACAAACTTCTCTCCTTCACTCGTTATGGAATTCCTGGCCAGCAAGCCCCCTTTCCCTCACAGGGCAGGTAACTGAGGGCACCCACAGCAAGGCACAATGCCCCCTCTCACCGATCTGCGGTGGCATTCTCTGGGGCTGCGAGCCATTTTACCATCCATAAAAAACAATCAATCAAAAACCTGGCAGAAGAGCATTCCTCACTGCACCAGGAGGAAGATCTACATGCCTAGCTACGACAGTCCCTGCATCTTCACGGCCCGTTTTCTTCCTTACTGTTTTGCATTCTttaggtgtttttcaaagaaacaagaCAGACTTGCAAACTCTTTAGGAATGGGTGCAAAACCCCCTGCAATTTAGCTTCCGCAAGCCCCGCTTGGTATTTGGGGCTTTATTGTGCATTAGTACAACACAACCGCCCCAAGGAAAGCCTCAGTTCCCAAAGCTGTAGCTCCTGAAGCCTcccttctattaaaaataaactaaaattgcTCATTGCTCCCCCTCAAACATTTCTAAGGAACTTAAAAGTGCCTTGCGTTTAATTTAGCAAGACACCCTCCTGAGCGCCTGTAAAGTAGGTCACAGTCACTGTCTCAGGTTCATGTTTGGGAactgagggagaaagaaaaggaaagaagaaattggtCCAAGGTCACGCAGCAAGACCTTGAcaggatcttaaaaaaaataaacaaacataacAGCCACATCCTATTTAAAGACCAGCCCTTCCTGGTGAAGTCAACGGCTAACAGCAGGGAGCTCCACCAGGCATAGTGCAGGGAATCTCGTGCCGAACATAAATGAACTAGGAGTTTTGTTAACAAAAACACAAGAAGCGCTGTGCTGTGCTGAGTTTTGTGCTCGTCTCCGCAACGCTGCAGAATGCAATGACTCTATGTACAGAGAGGTTTTGCTTGATGCACACTGCAGGAGCTTATCCTGTATGTGAAACCAGCCGTGATTTACTGACATAGCATGTTGTCAGCAAAGCCACAAAGAAAGGTGTAATTTAGCGAGAAGAGGTTTAGAATCAAGAGGCTCTCACCTGGCAGAGCCGCTGGGTGCAGCCAGAGGGAACAACCCCCGGACGGTTCAGCTGCAACAGAACAGCAGCATGTCACCACCCAAAACTTACTGCCTTGACACAATGAAAGACCCATTTAACAGCAAAAGCCTGGCACAGCTCCTCGGCTCACATGCACCTGGCAAATGTTTTGGGGAAACTCCTCTGGGGGAGGCTGGCGGAGTAGGCAGCAGCGCCAGTGAGCAGGGAAGAGGGATTACATCGGTGTCTCTGGGAAGGGAACACGGTAGCGCCAGGACCGGTCTCCTCTCTAAGGGTTTGCACCCTCTTGGAGCACTGCTTTACCCCTGGAGCAGAGACACGGCGCTCTCCTTCGCATATCCacctctctgcactgctggggcACGGGACTGGCTCTTCCACTGCCCCCAGCACGAGGCCACGGCAGATGTGGGGTGACGCCGCAGCAGTGCCAGCGGTGCGAGGCAGTACCACCGCAGCCATGGTACGCTTGGGCTGACCGTGAGGGACGCTCCGTGACACAGTTCAAACGTGGGGCTTGTGTCCCTCATGTTGCAGAGGGGAAAATCAGTTCCTtcaaaggcaaaagcaaatgCATTGATCAGAAAAATTGAAGACACTGATTAAACACAGCAACGCTAAGCACCAGTGTTACATGTGGGCAGAcacacagcttttaaaacatgCCCTACAACCTCGTGGACTACAAACGGAAGTATGTGGCCCAGCCTTAATTTGATCAATTATTCAAATATTCTGCTGACTAACGAGGGCTCCAGTTTGTCCTTTCATGTACCCAAGAGACAGAATTCTCAGCTAGAAAAGCTATAGTGGATCTTTACTAGACTACATGAAAGGAAATATTTGGCCAcagcaattctgcttttcttcttggcCGCTAAACAGCCATAATGCACACATGCAAATTAGCCCACTTATCAATTATCCAAAGGCTGAGTCACTCCTGCCCCTCCTCCAAATCCAAATTTTTCCAATCCAAAAGCTGGCCCCTCCAGCTTGTGCAATTTACACTCCTTCTTAAATGCTATTTCTTAAATCTTCTCTTCATTTCTCATAATGTTTTGGCTCAACCTTTAATTTCAAACCAGTATTTCATGCAGATGGGGAAGATGCAGGTTATCCGTACAAACTTCCCATTCCCCAGCACAGTCACCTTCACAGGTCAAAACAGCTCTGCAAGCAGTACCTGCTGCCAGGAGGGGCTGGAAACCACGCTCTGCTCAGAAGCGAGATTTCCTTGCGTTTCACAAATAAGAAGCTCCAGCTTGGTGAAAATTTAAAGTTAACGTTAAGGGTTACGACTGCAAAACGAGCTCTGTCTTTACTGTGCTAGCAGAGGAGTTTCCACAGGCAATCCACAGTGACtgtgttatatttttttccctgtggtgcAGATTCCTTCATCCCAAACGAGTCTGCCATGGAACTGTTCTGCCACACCCTGTGCAAGGAAGCCGGCCCCCATTTCTCAGACGGACTGAAGGTTTCCAGCACCACACTGAGGAAAAAGGTGAATTACACtggaaacaaaccccaaaacatgtAGCTACAAACAGCAGATGATTAAAGTGAAAGGTGatgctttttttcaaaaaaaaagaagtttaatgtGAGTGTCTCTGAATACTGACAGCTCTGCTCCTGTAACACTCCTCAAGGCCCACCGGCCTCTTGGACCTGCCCTCATCGATCTTTCTATTTGCTACTGGAAACATCTGCATGAAACAGAATCTTTGTTTCTAGAGGCGACTCACGTGTTTAGTCCCTGGTCTCAGACGACCGCTGCCGTTACCTGCAAAGGTTTCCTTCTTCCAAATGACCAACCCCCCCAGAGCTGGGCAATGCTGTCAGGGCCGTAGGCGCTTGTGCCACAACAAACAGCTgtgcccagcctgccccagcagcGCTGCAGCCCACCGAGGGGTCAGGGGGGCTGCGGACCAGGGGAGGGGAACAAAGATTCTGCCCGCAGCACCACTGTGAGCCCCATGCTGCCTGTGCGAGCACGGTGCCGGCAGCAGGGACCCCAAGGTGGGGGGCTCGGTGCCCACCAGGACAGgtgctccccctccccacagaGGTGCTCCCCACCTCTGTGGTAGGGGGGGGCCCAGATGATGGGGAACCTTGAGCTACCCCACGGGGGGGGGAACAGAGCcagggcccagccctgctctgtagCTGCCAGTCCTCCCACTCAGCACAGCCCCCCCAGACACCCCGTGGGGGCTGGAgtcccccagcactgccccccccaaacaccccacgGGGGTTGGGGTCCCCCAGCACTACCCCTCCCCACTCCATACACCCCGTGGGGGTTGGGGTGACCCAGCACTATCCCCCGTAGACACCACATGGGGGCTGGAGTCCCTcagcactgccccccccccccactccccagacACCCCACGGGGGTTGGGGTCCCCCAGCACCAACCTTCAGCCTCTGCTCCGCTTCAGGGGGAGcaccccaacaccgagcccccAGCCCACGGGAGGGAATGCTCCCCCCCAACCAACATCAACCCCACACCCCCGCCACGGGGAGGGACACACTTCGCCCACCCCAGCACCGACCACCCCTCACACAGCCTCCCACGCACCTCAGCACCAacacaacacccccccaaaaatacacacacaccggggcggggggaattTCCTTCCCCCAACAAGGCCACGCCCGGTACCTGCCGCACGGCTGCTCCCCAGCACCGCCTCAACGCACCGCCCCAACCGGCCGCCTCAACCGGCCGCCCCAACCGGCCGCGGCGAGGCCCCCGCGAGGCCCCCTCGGGCTGGCCGCCTCTCCGCCTCACCgcccccccaccgccccgccgccccgccggccgaGCTTCACATCAGGCACGACACAGGGCAACCCTCGGGGGAGGGGGGCGTTAAGAAGGGCGGCAATAGGGAGGCCCTCTCACCACAACGCGCATGCGCAGTCCAGGTAGCGAAGCCGAACTGGGCAGGCCGCGCTATGGCGGGGGCGAAGAGATATaaagggcggcggggcgggccctgGGGCCCGGCAGAATGGGGTGCGGCGGGGTTAGGGCCGGGCAAGGAAGCGGGACGGAAGGCGGAACCACCGGTAAGTGCTCCAGGGatcaccaccaccccacccccattCCTCCCCGTCtcggcggggcccgggccccgccgaGACGgggaggaatggggggggggggggggggggcacgtttGGCCCGTGGTGCCacgttttttccccccaaaacccgAGCAGACCCCCTGTGCCTGGGTGTACGCCGCGCACACGCCCAGGCAGGCTTTTCTCTGCccgttttttttttctgcagaaacgGGTTTTAAagctcccccaaaataaaaagctCCCCCAAAATAAACTCGGGCCTTAAGAAGTCGAGGCGCCTGCTGCGGCTCAAGTAGCTCAGGGCCCATGGTTAGCTCTGAATCTGGCTTGGCTGGAGCCCACCGTGCTCAACTATCTCTTTCTCCCGCAGCAGCCAGATGCCCAGGAGGAAGGAGGTGCCGGCGCTGGGCAGCCTTTGCCTGCAGAGCCTGGTCCAGCACATGCAGAGCGTCTGGGTGAAGGACTACAGCGAGAACTACCTGGATGAGTACCAGTTCCGCTTCGTCATGGGGCCCTTTAACGACCTGGGTGAGACGTGGGGTCTGGGGACCCCCTccgtgaggaggaggaggatgggtgAGCAGTGCCGGTGCACTCTCGCTGACCTGCGACCACCCCTACAGCCGGCAGTTTGGTGCAGGACCTGATCCGGCTGCTGGGTGAGAGCCGGCGCCTGACACGGGCGGCACTccacctgctcctgctgcctcaCCTGCGGGAGCTGAGCCTGCGCCCTTGCTCTGGCCTCACCAGCAACGCCATCGGCCAGCTCGTCGCCCTGCGATGCAAGGTCAGCGGGCTGGGGGTGCCGACCAACCGTGGGGCTGCAGTAAGGGGGGCAGGGGATGCCCACCCTCCATGGGTaggtgcagggcagggcagaggggtgTCAGGGTCCCCTTCACCCTGCTGAGGGGACTCCGTGTGCTTGCGGCAGAACCTCAGCTCCCTGGACCTGCACGGCTGCAGCCGACTGTCGGCAGACATGCTGGTGGACCTGGTGGAGGGGCTGCCACAGCTGAGCCGCCTGGGGCTGGCGGAGACGCAGGCCAACGTCCAGGTGCTCTCAGCCATTGGCTCCTGCTGCCGGCGCCTGCAGGAGCTGGACGTGTCCCACTGCAAGAAGGTGTCCCCACGTGCCCTGCAGCACCTGGCCTATGACCCGCTGGCACAGTCCCTCTGCTGCCCCGTGCTCCGCATCCTGCTGGCCCGCGGCCTGGAGCCCACGGAGGATGGCGGCATGGTGGTGGCGCTGgccttcctgctgctggccctgccacGCCTGAAGTTCCTGGCACACGGCGCCGTGCCAGATGCCCTTCGCCTCCTCCACGGTCGGCAGCTGGACGGTATGGGGGACACTGAGGGCTTCCCCTCGCTGGAGGAgctggggcggcggcggggggctgccccagggggGCCCTGGCTCACCCTGCCCCTGCggcaggtggaggaggtggaggagcccacccTGGCTGCCATCCACGCCATCTGTCCCCAGGCCGAAGAGGTCAGCGTGTGGCTCGGGGACGGCCCAGGCCCGGCAggtggctgggagctgctgggctggggccgCCTGGCCCGGCTGaccctgggctgtgctgggcggCAGGGCCGGGTGCTGGCAGAGGTACTGCCGCTGGCGCAGAGGCTGGGCCCCCGCCTGCAGACCCTGGCCCTGCACGGCTTCTGCTGCCAGGACGAGCTCTCCTTGGCCGCCCTCCTCGCCAGCTGCCCTGGCCTGCAGGCCTTCAGCGCTGAGCTGCATGCCCCGCCGGACACCGACCCCAACAGGGAGACCCTGGCCGAGCCACCCCACTGGGACACTGACCTGCTACCCCACGGCCTCCCCCAGCTCCAGAGCTTCTCCCTAGCCCTGGCCGGCACCACCGGCATCTTCTCGGCCCGGCACGGGCTGGCGCTGCGTGCCACGCTAGCCTCACTGCTGTGCCATGCCCCGCGCCTACAGACCCTCCGCCTGCTCGGCGTCCCCTTTCCGCTGGACTCGGTGTTTGAGACGGTGCTGGCAGCACCGGGGCCACCCCTGCTCGAGCTGCAGGAGCTCTCGCTGGCCGAGAGCCAGGTGTCCAGCCAGACTGTGTGGCTGCTGCTGGCCTCTGAGGGCTGCCTGCGCCGCCTGGACCTGTCCCACTGCCAGGACATCCACCGGCGGGACTACGACAGCTTCCTGCAGGCGGTGCGGAAACAGCAGCTGGATCTGGACATCACCTGGGagtagctggcgctggctgcacagggctttttaataaagcatttaCACCACAGCTGTTGGCACAGTCTATGCGCCGTCACAGCGGCTGGCCTGGCCTGGCTGGGCCCCGTGGCCCCTCTCCCTCGTAGGAAGGGGCTGTAGGGGCTGCGCCTGTGGGACCGGGGGGCTGGCTTAGGTGGGGTGACCCCCCCTCTGCTGTGCTTTGGGGTGCTGGCACCACTGGGGCCGGGGCAGCTCCCTGGCGGTGGCTGCCCACCACCCGCATGGCACTGTCCCCCTGGCAGCATCTGACCCCGTGTCCCGGGGAGATGCGGGGACCCCAGCACAGCGGCTGGCAGCACCAGGTGGCACTGCCACGTCCCCACACAGAGCTGCCGCCGGCTCAGTGCCGGGGGCCATCGGTGAGCCCTGTCAGCCTCTCCGACTCTTCCCAGAGCTTGCGAGCGAGGCCGGCGTCACGGGCGGCCATGGAGGGCAGCGCCAGCCTGCAGTTGCTGTCGAAGTACTTGCCCGTGATGCCCGAGACCTCCTCCGAGACGGCGCAGTAGATGGTGCTGATGGCCCCCTGCTCTGCCGACTGCCGGGCgaaggggggtgaggagggggcccagctgccccctgcccaccccaccacTGCTGTGGCCGTGGGATGGGAGGTCTGGGCAGGATCTGGCGGGGTCCTGCCCCCGCTCACCTTTATGAAGGGGCGGATGAGGGCGAAGAGCACCCGGACGGCCCAGCTGAAGTGGCGCATGATGCTGGTGCTCACCACGCCGGGGCTCAGGGCGTTGGCGATCACCCCTGCCAAGCCACACTGTCGGCGCTGTGccggggtgcagggctggggccacAGGGACCCTGGCACGGGCAGGGCCCCGGTCCCTGCCTCCAGGGCCCAAATCCCTTGTTGCCATCCCACCTGGAGCAGCACCAGTAGCCCCAAGCCCAGCCTCGGAGCGGGGGCTGTTCCGTGCCCCGGCACTGGGGCCACCTTGGGGGACGTGGCCATCGCTGGCCAGGAGTCTCCCACCCACGGGGAGCATGGGGGGTCCCAGGGAGTATCTACCAGGGCCGAGACCCCTCAGCCCCATCGTGTGGCCCCCGTGTCATGGCACAGCAGCACGGGGTGGTTGGGATGGGCAGATGGCCCTGGGGTGCAGCCTTCCCTGGGAGCCGCGTggcgtggcacggcacggcacagctcAGCAGGGTATGGCTGGGCATCGTACATCACGGCACAGCTCCATATGGCATGGCATGTTACGGCAAGGCATGGTATGGCCATGCATGGCACAGAACAGCTAAGCACGGCATGGCATGGCAAGGCACGGTATGGCACAGCCCGGCGCGGCTCAGCCCGGCACCCACCTGTGCCCTGCAGGCGCCGCGCCAGCTCGGCGGTGAAGAGGACGTTCATCAGCTTGGTGCTGTTGTAGGCGGCATCGAAGCCGCCAGGCCGCTCCTGCCCGGTGAGGTAGCGGCCGTTGGCGGTGCCCGCGCTGTGCCGGAAGGACGAGACGTTGACGACACGGGCGGGCGCTGACGCCTTCAGGAGGTCTGCGCAGAGCAGGGGGTGAGCGGGGAGGGGTCCCCagagccccccggccccggcagcccccggcagcTCACCCAGCAGCAGGTTGGTGAGCAGGAACGGTCCCAGGTAGTTGGTGGCGAAGGTCTGCTCCAGCCCCTCCGGCGTAATGGTGAAGGGCAGCCCTGGAAGAGGGGGGCGTGGGGCACCGTGGGGCCGGGAGCCGGGCTGGCATCACCTgccacagggggacagggagctggacccCGGCTGGGGCCGAGATGTGGGCAGCGGACGCCTGACCCTGACTCCAGCGCGTACCGGTGAGGCCGGCGTTGTTCACCAGCACATCCAGCCGCTTCTCCTCCCGCAGCACAGCCTGGGCAAAGGCGTGCACGGAGGCCAGCGATCCGGTGtccagcagccgcagcagcaccgCGGGGTTGCCGGTGGCCGCCCGGATCTCCTCCACTGCTGCCTGGCCCCGCTCCCTGCTCCGGCACGCCAGGATGGTGCGGGCATTCCTGCGGGCCAGGTCCAGGGCCACGCACTTGCCGATCCCTGCAGCACACGGAGCGGGCGCTGGCTGATCCCTGCTGGGTCCCCACGGCGAGGGGTCCCTGCGGGTCTGTGCCCCTCTTCCCAGGGTCTGGGCAGCCccgggggcagggcagggcaatgGAGGGGGACTCCATCCTGGGCAGCTCAGCCACTGCCAGGAGCCCAGTGCCAAACCCAGGGTGCCCCAGCACCGGAGCGGGGGGTGGtagcggggggcagcggggctgggctcctggctctgcagcacagTGTGGCTGTGCAGGGACGGGGACAAGGCAGGACAGCCGCCGTGGGGTGtaggaaggagctggaggtggcAGCTCGCCACAGCTCGGTCGGTGGCTCACCCTGGACCGTGTGAGCAGGATGGCTGCCACGGCCACCGAACCCACCCAGCAGCACTGTACTGGCACGGCTCCACATCGGTGCTCTGGCGCAGCGGGAAATGAGAGGCACCCAGAGGGGGACGGACCCCAGCACACATGGGGCACCCTGTCCCTGGGCACACGGGGGGACACCCCAGTGCCCTGCATGCAGGGGGACACCCCAACCCCGACACAGGGGCTCCactgcacccccagccctgcaggtcCCACCGCCCCTGGCTGTGCCAGCCCCCGCCCCGTGCTTTGCAGCGGGACACGGGTGGGAGCAGCAACCCCGTCCCCAGCACGCAGCTCTGGCTCCGGTGCGGTGTGGTGCCGATGGTGGCCGGCAGTGCGGTGGTCGGCTGGGACGCAGCCAGCAGCGCGGTGGCCTTGGCTGTCAGTCATTAACCCAGCCGGGGCAGAGTCCAGCCATTGAGGCTGGGCCGGGGCTGTGGGCACAGGGGTGCCCAGAGCCCAGCGAggctgagctgctcctgggcagaggaTGCCAGCCAGCCGGAGCGGCTCGCCGGCGACCAGCTCCCGAGCATGCGGCACAACGGCCGTCAGTCAGCACGGTGCAGAGGATGTCTGATGGCACCTGGAGCGAGCGTGCTGTGGGCATGGGGCACCGGCAGCGCATCGTGCATGCCCAGGGCCCAGCTACCAGCCACTCCTGCAGCCGTTTGCACCACCAAAGCAGAGGCTGTGTGTGGTCCAGTGGCTGGAGAAGGGGGACCCGTGTCCCCCGTGAGCCACCCCACAGCACTGTGCCGTCATGCCGTCACCCACACACAtgcccccagccccttctccatCCCGGGGGAGCAGAGAGCTGCCACCACCCCCGGCTCCAGCTGCAAAAGGAGGGTGGCTGGGTCCCATGGCCAGGCAGgacccacagccctgcacccgtGTCCTGCaccgccccccagccccaccccaACCCCTGCAATCCCCTGCCACCAGTCCCCGCTCACCGCTGTTGGCTCCGGTGACAATCACCGTCTTGCCGGTCAGGTCGGTGGGACACTTGCGGGGGTCCCAGGTGCGTCTCCTCCTGGCCCagaggagcagccccaggagcagcgTGAGCAGGAACCAGCACGGGTGGCTGCAGGCGCTCGGCAGCTCCATGGCTGGGGCACGGGGTCCGGCCGGGGCGCGGGGTCCGGCTGGGGCACCAGGGTGTAGCTGGGGGACAGAGTCCGGCTAGGGCTGGAGGTTAGCCGAGAACCTTCGCCCAGCCCGGCAGCCCTGGTACGGCACGGTCCCGTCCTGCTCGCCAAGCCTCCAGGAGCAGAGAAGGGACAGCCAGCAGGAAAGTGGCTCACTGGGCTCTTACCTTGggaggggcagagcaggcaggaggctgaGCCGCACGTCCCTTGTGCCATCCCGGGGCTGCTCGCCCACACCGGCTGGGGAgcgccctgccagccctggggcagccGCTGCAGGAGGGGCAATGCCCACCGGGCAGCCCCAAGGTCCCCGTCCAGCCACGCGGGGACACTCGGCCACGAGCCAGGGCTGGAGCCACGGCCCCTGCGGGAGCAGGGACCTACTGGAGGGGTTCACCGGGAcgggggggcagccccagcgAGGGACCCCAGGGTGCCATGCAGCACCCAGAGCATGTGGGGGATGGAGGAGGCCACAGCCCAGGGGTGGCCTCACGGCGCGGTGGGCGTCCAGACAGACCCTGCCCACCCGTGGAGCCCTGATTGAGGTCCGCATCCTCCCAACCAGGCTGGCAGCCTGGGAACGCAGGCACGGCTCTTCCCCGTGCACGGTCCCAGCTGGGCCCTTCTGGGGGTTTTAGCAGCTCAACAGATGCTTTCCTCAGGAATGGGTCCAGCTTTCCTGAGGCTCCCGCAGCCTCTGAGCCTCCAGCACTGGACGAGCATCGCTGGCCCCAAGCTAcagctggactcgatgatcttaactgccttttccaacctaaatgattctatgattccaagctgctgctgttccctggcCACGTCAGCCTCAAAAGCCTCTGGTGTTTCCCCAGCACCAGGCTCCTGCCCCAGATGAGCCGTCCCTGAGCTCAGCTGTCCCTGAGCATCGCCCCACACCGCCACAGCCAAAAACGGGTTCTTTGTAGAAAAAACTGGGGTGCTTGTGCAGCCAGAGCACTGTTGCAGCCAGCTCGGCCCCGCCAACGCCAGTGGCTTTgggtgcagggagcagagcttGGGCCACCCATTGGGGCTGCAGCCAGGTGCACCGGTTGCAGCAGGGTGCAGGCGGCCTGGGCTGCACAGGCAGAGTGGCTTGGAGGTGGCCGTGCCTGCGAGGGCAAGGACCTGGGCCAGCACCACAGCCCGGGGACGTGGGGCGGTGGCAAACCCCGGAGAGAGCTGACGCGGTAAAGCCACTGGTGGCAAATCAGCCGCAGGGTACCAGACGCACATGGCTGCAAGCTGAAAAACAGAGGGTAGGTTGTTGTGTGATGTGTGCCGGAGGGCTGGCGGCTCCGTGGGCTGCTGCGGACCGTGCTCCCAGCCCTTAGTCCGGTGCAGGAGCTCGTGGTGTGAGAGCCGCAGGGCTGGTCGTCAGCATGGGACGAGAGCCGAGCGACGGaaacctctttattttatttctgttttctttagcagCACGGCCTCGCCAACAGCCGGCAGAGCCCGCGCTGCTCTGCGACGCCACATCGGTGCCCTGCCCTGCACCGGACCCGGTGCTCTTGGTGGTAACTCGTGGGGACGCAGGGTCAGGTGGAAACGTGCTGAAAGCCACGGGCGAGGAGCCCGCCTAGGATGGGGGTCTCTCCCGGAGCTCGGGCATCCAGCCACCATGCTGAGCTGCAGGGTGAgaactgtgggatacttggaaagtaatggacacatagtgaacaatccagacacaATGGAACTTATTAATGTGTGAGCCAAGgatgctttgcaggcagcaggcctcaaggatGCTTTGCTAAGGTTAATTGTTGCTACAATTTTGATGAAAcaagcacaaaaagcagaacaaagttgGGCATACGTGACTGAaagaaggacacagaacaggATACAGGCAGAGAGAATCATACGCGTGATCAGAAAAccttatccaatcaaactattgctttaagcgcgtggacagcacatgctaaccaatctttaatcagcttacgCGTGATCGGGAACCAGgatgagtatataaactgagctatttgggcaataaagtggcatctgcttgatcacattgattgtgtgcagtgtccgtgacttccgcgtcaacaagtggcacccgaacagggaccctcagatcggtgttgaattctacgacaggaaccgacggagagagggtgcggaagccggccgtaggtgagtgctgccccggcactcg
Encoded proteins:
- the LOC128139036 gene encoding uncharacterized protein LOC128139036, with protein sequence MPRRKEVPALGSLCLQSLVQHMQSVWVKDYSENYLDEYQFRFVMGPFNDLAGSLVQDLIRLLGESRRLTRAALHLLLLPHLRELSLRPCSGLTSNAIGQLVALRCKNLSSLDLHGCSRLSADMLVDLVEGLPQLSRLGLAETQANVQVLSAIGSCCRRLQELDVSHCKKVSPRALQHLAYDPLAQSLCCPVLRILLARGLEPTEDGGMVVALAFLLLALPRLKFLAHGAVPDALRLLHGRQLDGMGDTEGFPSLEELGRRRGAAPGGPWLTLPLRQVEEVEEPTLAAIHAICPQAEEVSVWLGDGPGPAGGWELLGWGRLARLTLGCAGRQGRVLAEVLPLAQRLGPRLQTLALHGFCCQDELSLAALLASCPGLQAFSAELHAPPDTDPNRETLAEPPHWDTDLLPHGLPQLQSFSLALAGTTGIFSARHGLALRATLASLLCHAPRLQTLRLLGVPFPLDSVFETVLAAPGPPLLELQELSLAESQVSSQTVWLLLASEGCLRRLDLSHCQDIHRRDYDSFLQAVRKQQLDLDITWE
- the LOC128139037 gene encoding retinol dehydrogenase 12-like, with product MELPSACSHPCWFLLTLLLGLLLWARRRRTWDPRKCPTDLTGKTVIVTGANSGIGKCVALDLARRNARTILACRSRERGQAAVEEIRAATGNPAVLLRLLDTGSLASVHAFAQAVLREEKRLDVLVNNAGLTGLPFTITPEGLEQTFATNYLGPFLLTNLLLDLLKASAPARVVNVSSFRHSAGTANGRYLTGQERPGGFDAAYNSTKLMNVLFTAELARRLQGTGVIANALSPGVVSTSIMRHFSWAVRVLFALIRPFIKSAEQGAISTIYCAVSEEVSGITGKYFDSNCRLALPSMAARDAGLARKLWEESERLTGLTDGPRH